CTGCATCTGATTGATAAGGTCAAAAAAGAAGCCAGTGGCAAGATCAGTTTAAGTAATAAGACATTGAGCGAAGTTAATATCATAGACCTGCTGATGAAAGAATTAAAGGAGATCAACCAAAAGTTAGCGTCCGTATCCTCCTGAAAAGCGTTTGGAGCGACGTTTCAATACTTTTGGAATCACTTGGTACTCATCAAGCATTTGGTTTACGGTTTGATGACGACCACCTTTTTTGTACTCAGTCAACTCCGATTTGCTGAAATAAAGCCGTTTACCCGGCTTGCATACAGGAATCTCACGGCGGCTGACCTTGCTGTAAAGCGTTGGTACTGCCAGGTCAAGAAAGACAGCAGCCTGGTCGACGGTCAGCATCTCGTCAGGATCTTGTTCATTTGCTTTTTGCCCCTTCAGCAGGGCCTCGATCTTTTCTAATTTGGCAAATAGTCTGCCTACCATTTCAGGCAGCTCTTCAAAAGTAATTTTATTCATTGCGCTGATTGTGGTTAATGGACGTAAAGATGATCAGGCTGCCAACTTTACGATCGAATGAAGGCTCGTAATTCAGATAGCCGTAAGCATTAAGGTCTCTGATACATTTGTGGTAAGTGGTGCATGAGGAAATTTTTGCCAGCTTCATTAATTCTTTTGCAAAAACACGAAAAGATCCCGGGCAATCCAGCCTGTGCCAATAATAAATGATAGCCGCGTAAAGGCCGACATGCGTCACCGAGATTCTCGGGTCACATTCGGCCATTTCAAAAAAATAGGATAGCGGTAACATATACATAACAAGAACATTGGGTTGATTTGTTATTCAATAATTTTTACACAAAGTTCAACCTTGACTTCTTTGCGCCCTCCGATTTGATCCGACTCGGAGTATAATTAAATGAATTATAATCGCCTCAAAATGTTTAAATTTTGAGGCGTGGGCCATTTTTCGAATTGATTTATTGTGAGAAATAGTTATCACCTCAAAAAAATGATATTTTGAGGCGACGTGGATTTATCGACTCAAAATGTCAAATCTTTTGGCTCATCACATTAAAAATACAGGAATTTGAGGCGTTAATTGATAGCCACTATGGCGAGGGATAACCGCTATCCAGTGAAATTAATATTGCTATGCCAGATAAGATCGATTTTGCTATGTCCCCTCGAACATATACGCCGTTTCATGTTTAGCTTCAGACATGACGAAAAAGCTTTGCATGTTACCCACGTCAGGCAATTTGGACAGTTTTTCAATCAGTACTTTATTGTATTCGTCCATATCCCGGATCGCGATCCGCAGCAGGAAGTCGAATGCCCCCGTCATGTGGTAACACTCCATAACCTCGGGAAGCTTTATCGTCGCATCCATAAAGGCTCTCAGACTTTCCTGGGAGTGTTCTTTCAGCTGTACCTGTGTATAGGCGATCAGGCCTTTGCCGACCATTTTGTGATTGACTATTGCTGTATAGCGCCGGATATAGCCCTCCTCCTGTAATTTTCTTATCCTGGCGTGAATTGGTGTTATGGATAAACTCATTGCATGGGCGATCTCCTTGTGCGTAAGTCTGGCGTCTTTCTCCAGCAACTTTAAAATCCCCAGATCTATCTTATCCAGGCGGTGTTCGGTTTTTAGCATGATTGCAGTTCAGGTTGGATTAAGTTAAAACTTTCCGCTTTCTCGACCATGTTCTTCGATCCGATAAAAATCGGAGAGCGCTGGTGCAGTTCATGGATGTCAAGTTCGAGTATCCTTTGATGACCATTGGTTGCCCTTCCCCCGGCCTGCTCGATTAGGAAAGCCATTGGATTGCACTCGTATACCAGACGTAACTTGCCGGATGGCGCGCGGGACGTAACAGGGTAAATAAATATGCCCCCTTTGATCAGGTTACGGTGCAGGTCAGCGACCATGGAACCGATATAACGCGATGCGTAGGGCCGGTTTGTCTGCGTATCCTCGACCTGGCAGTATTTGATGTAATCTTTCACGCTTTGCGGGAAATGAACATAATTTCCTTCATTGATGGAATAAATCGTCCCCGTTTCCGGTATCTGCATGTTGGGGTGGGAGAGGCAAAACTCCCCGATGGAAGGATCGAGGGTAAAACCGTTTACGCCCCTGCCGGTCGTGTAGACCAGCATAGTAGAGGAGCCGTAAATAATATAGCCCGCGGCAACCTGTTCCGTGCCCTTTTGCATGACATCTTTTAATCCGGGACTTCCTTCATTTGATTTTCTTCGATAAATGGAAAAGATCGTTCCTACGGGTACGTTGACGTCGATATTTGAGGAGCCGTCCAAAGGATCGATCGCCACGATATACTTAGCATTTTTGGAGACATCCGTATCGAGCCTGATAATGTGCTCGTTTTCTTCTGAAGCGACGATACAGCATTCGCCGCCGCTTTTAAGCGCGGCGATAAATTGCTGGTCAGCATACAGGTCCAGCTTTTGCTGCTGTTCACCCTGGATATTGGTACTGCCGGCCTTGCCGAGGATGTCCATTAATCCCGCTTTGTTTACCTCCCGGTTAACGATCTTGGCGGCGATCCCGATATCCCGCAGCAAGCGGGAAAGCTCGCCTTTGGCGTATGGAAAATCCGCCTGTTTTTCAATGATGAACTGGCCTAAAGTAATCACCCTGGTCATTGGCTTAGTGTAAATTGTACGGTTTGTTTTTGGTTAATCGGTAAAGCCAATTTAGTTATTAATGTGTTGAATATGCAAATACAGGCCCTGAAATCAGATTTTGTATAGGTTCTGTCAGGTATTGGATAGTGTATCAGACCTGTCTTGAAAAGCTCTTTTTCCTGAAAGTGTCGTGTTTTTTGCCTCTAAAAAGGCATAATGTATTTTAAAACGGTGTTTCACAGTCATGTTTTCCAAAATCATACGGTACTGTGGTTTTAATGACCAAAAGCCGCAACCTTTGCTTCAGAAAACGACGCAACCCGCGCGGCTTCCATCAACCAATTATCAATTAAACCGAACAGGGCGGAAACCGTATTTGACAGATTGGGATACCTGGTATCCCCCGGACCTGCCTTTAACCGGCCTGATTAATACAAAACCTAACAGCAACAGATGAAAAAAGACAGGATTCTTATTATTGGTGCCTGTGGCCAGATCGGCACCGAGCTAACGATGGCCTTAATGAAACAATATGGTCCCGAGTATATCATTGCAGCCGATATCCTTCCTGAAGCGCCGGGATTGAAGAATTATATCTGCCTTGACGTACTGGATCATCCGCGGTTGGAAAATGTTGTCCGTGAGTACAGCGTAACTCAGATTTACCTGCTGGCGGCCATGCTTTCCGCAAAAGGGGAAATGCAGGCTGATACGGCCTGGAAACTGAATGTTCAAAGTCTGCTGTCTGTTTTGAAGATCGCCAGATCGAATGAAGTGGAGAAAGTGTTCTGGCCGAGCAGTATAGCTGTTTTTGGCCCAGGGGCACCCAGGTATAATTGCCCGCAGCATACGGCAGCGGAACCTCTTACGGTTTACGGGATCAGCAAGAAGGCCGGGGAATACTGGTGTAATTATTACTTTGAAAAATATGGCGTCGATGTCAGAAGTATCCGTTTCCCCGGATTAATTTCCCATGCGATTGCGCCGGGTGGCGGCACTACCGACTATGCGGTTGAAATATTTCACGGAGCATTGAAAAATGGCCGCTACGATTGTTTCCTGGAAGAAGATAACTGCCTGCCTATGATGTACATGCCGGATGCTGTCCGGGCAATACTGGAGTTGATGAGGGTCCCTAAAGAAAAGATCAGTATCAGAACCTCTTATAACCTCTCGGCAATGAGTTTTGCCCCCTGCGATCTGGCCGCGGAAATCAAAAAACACCTGCCGGACTTCAGGATCAGTTACGTACCGGATTACCGGAACGTGATAGCTCGCGGCTGGCCTGGCAGCATTAAAGATGACGCGGCCCGGCTCGACTGGCAATGGCGGCCTGAATATGACCTCCAAACGATGACAGCGGACATGTTCGAGCATTTGTCGGATAAAAGAGGCAACGGCCTGCCAAAGCCGCCCATGGCAAAACAGGATTATCCTGATTTTCCGATCGATAACTATGTATTTACCCAGTCTGTTTAACCTATGCGGAACCTGCAAATTACCCCCAATATTGCCCACCGGGACAATGCTTCCGTCGAAATTTACTTCAGTGAAATAAACAGAGAGGGCCTGATCGACGCGGATGAAGAAGCCATTTTGGGTGCACGGATAAAACAAGGCGACAAAGCCGCCCTTGAGCGGATGGTCCGGAGTAACCTCCGCTTTGTCGTTTCGGTGGCAAAAAAATACCAGCACCAGGGATTGCCGCTGAGCGACCTGATCAGCGAAGGGAATTTAGGCCTGATCAAAGCGGCGCAACGCTTTGACGAAACAAGAGGTTTCAAATTTATTTCTTTCGCGGTATGGTGGATCAGACAAAGTATCGGTGCTGCCATTATAGAAAATGCCCGGATGATCCGTTTGCCGATGAATAAGATCCACGAGATTACCAGGATCAACAGGGCGATCGCGGAAATCGAGCAGGAGACGCTGAGAGAGCCGACGATGGAACAACTTGCTCAGCATTTACAAAGGTCAAAGGAACAGATCAGGGACGCTTTATATAGCGCCCCCTGGACTTTCTCTTATGACATGCCTTCCGGCGGCGAAGATGTTTCTTTACTGGACCGGCTTCCGGAGGATGTGCCGCCACCCGATCATATATTGGTGGCGGAGTCGGAGCGTACCGCCATGGATGAGCTCCTTTCCGGCCTGTCAGACCGGGAGCGGAAAATCATCGAATTGAGCTATGGCATAACCGGCGGGCATGAAATGAACCCGACTGAAATATCCAAACAGCTGGACATGAGTGCTGAGCGGATCAGGCAGCTGCGAAATACGGCAATTGATAAACTTAGAGCCTCGGTGAAAACGTTGACAGCAGCAGCAGATCTTAATTAATGGTTTAATCATCAAACAGGCTTAGCAGGCATGAAATATCATTTATCAACAGGCACTATATCAGGACTCACCGTGATCATCATCAGTCTGGCCGTTGTTTTCCTTTGCCGCCGCTACCGGAAATGTAATAGGAAGTATAAAGATGATTTTGAAGGTTGGATTTAACAAAAACAGATATGGTCTATTCATTCTTGAAAAATAAAGTTCACTACCAGTTACCCGCCGATCAGTTAGTTCTGCAAATCCTGGAAAGAGGCGAGGGGGCATTAAGCAATACGGGGGCACTGCTCATCCGTACCGGGGAATTTACAGGTCGTTCACCCGATGATAAGTTTATCGTCCGGGATGCCGTAACGGAAGATACTGTACACTGGAACAGGTTTAATAACGCTATGCCGACAGCATGCTTCCTTGCGCTGGAAAAAGATCTTTTGGCCTACCTCGGGTCTAAGGAAGAGGTATGGATGCGCGATGTTTTCGCCTGTGCCGACGAAAAATACCGGTTATCTATTCGAATGATCAATGAACTGCCAGCATCCAGTCATTTCGCCGCAAACATGTTTATCTGCCCGCAGCCAGAAGAACTTTTGGGGATGAAACCTGAATGGCAGGTCATTCACGCCCCAGGCTTTCAAGCGGATCCGCTGAGGCATGGCACCAGGAAAGGCAACTTTACTGTGGTATCCTTCAGCCACAAAAAAATCCTGATAGGTGGCACCGGTTATACAGGTGAGATCAAAAAAGGGGTGTTTACAATATTGAATTACCTGCTGCCTTTAGGTCATGGCGTATTGCCGATGCACTGCAGCGCGAACGTGGGAAAACGGGGTGACACGGCTTTGTTTTTCGGGCTTAGCGGCACAGGTAAGACGACACTGAGTTCGGATCCCGCCAGGGAGCTCATCGGAGATGACGAACATGGCTGGGACGAAGCCGGGGTTTTTAATTTTGAAGGCGGCTGTTACGCAAAAATCATTGACCTGTCGGAGCAGCGGGAGCCGGAGATCTATTCGGCAGTCAGGGCCGGGGCACTTGTGGAAAACGCGGGATTCCTGCCTGGGACGAATGGGATTGACTTTAAATCCCGGGAAATCACGGAAAATACGCGCGTCAGTTACCCTTTAAATTTTATCTCAAATGCCAGGATCCCTTCAGTGACAGGAATACCGCAAAATATATTTTTTCTGACCTGTGATGCCTATGGCGTTTTACCACCGATCAGTAAACTGACGCCGGAACAGGCGATGTTTTATTATATCAATGGATATACCGCTAAAGTTGCCGGGACCGAAGTAGGTGTCATGGAGCCCCAGATAACTTTCAGCTCCTGTTTTGGCGCGCCATTCCTGCCCCTGCATCCCGATTTTTACGCCGGAATGTTCAGAGCTAAAATTGAAGAAAGTGGTGCGGCGGTCTGGATGATCAACACCGGCTGGACGGGCGGACCCTATGGAACGGGTCAACGGATTTCCCTAACCTATACAAGGGCCATGCTTTCTGCTGCGCTGGGCGGCGAACTCGATGACGTCGTTTTTAGCTGTCACCCGCTGTTCGGGCTTTGGGTGCCGCAGTTCTGTCCCGGTGTGCCCGCTGAATTACTAAATCCGCGTGACACCTGGGAAGATGCTTTGGCCTATGACCGCGCGGCCGTTTCACTGCTAGCGCAGTTTGCGGAGAACTATGAAAGAAACCGTTCCCCGTCTGCGCAAACAGTAGGTTCAGCCCTTTGACCGGGATGATATAGCCGGATTTACCCTGTTGTGCCTGTTCAGTCTGTTTTTTGGTTAAGCAGCAACATCTGCACTATAACCGGTGATTTTCTATTTATTATAAAAAAGTCCCGTTACGGGTCTTTTTTTAATCCCCCTGTCGTTAAAGACGGCAGAGCGCCAAAAGGATGGTCTGATCAAACAATACCTCTTAACTGATCGGCAGCGGTTACGCTTATCTGAAGAACATCGAGGCGGGATAACGCCTGAGTATCAATACCTGCAATTCACATTTCCCGGAATCAAGAAATATTCATTAAATAAAATCCTGATCCGCCTCGGATCATATCGGAGTTTTCTGCCGCTCCGGATAGCCACCTTTGTTATGTAATTCTCCAGATGCAGAATTACATCAATATGTTTTTACAGCAATTTAGAATTATGTAACATGGGAAAGATCATCACGATTGCCCACCAGAAGGGTGGGGTAGGAAAGAGCACAATGGCCATCAACCTTGCCTTGTGTTTTCGGGACCAATTGAAGGTTGCCCTCGTCGATTCGGATTTACAGGGCAGTATATATCATGTCAGGGACGATTTTCCGGGTTTGGATATTTTATTAGCGGAGCAGGTCAGTGTTATTCCGACGCTGGATTATGACCTCATTATTGTCGATACCCCGCCTTATTTATCCAATAAGCTGGCTGATCTTTTTTTGATTTCGGATTTTGTGCTGGTGCCGACCAAGGCGGGCTTTTTTGATGTGATGGCGATCCGGGCGACCCTTGCGCTGGTCAGATTCGCGAAGGCTAAAAACACAGCCCTGAAAGCCGGGATTGTTTTGAATATGGTCAAGCCCCGGTCCGGTGTTACCAGAGATGTAACAGCGTTGCTGGAAAGCCTTGGCACCCCGTTGTTAGCCACGATGATACATGACCGTGTGAGCATCACCAGGTCCGCGATTACGACCGGGGTAATTAACGGGACCGATTTGAAAGCCAAAAATGAGCTTACCGCGCTGGCCGGGGAAATCGTTGACCTGATCAGTACATAAATCAGTAATTATGTATTCGTGGATTTATGCAGTTATGCACTTGCAGTAAGATGTATTTTGAGGGATTGGCAATCCTGTAAATGCAGGATTATGTATTTACAGGATTATGCGTTTACAGAATTATGTAATGATGTAATTACAGTGTTGGTCACTGTCTGATGCATTGCTGTAATGATATAGAAGGGAATTGGCAACATGGAAGATTACAAAAATAAGCTGGGCAGCCTCGCTGATAAATTGAAAAGAGAACCGGCGAAAACACCCGTGCAGGAAGTCCGGCCGGTAAAGGAACTGCCGGCTGATAAAGAGGAGGAAGCGCAATTGAATACCTGGATCCCTAAAAGCCTGCTGAAGCGGATGAGGTCCTATGGCGTAGACCAGGACCTCTCTTTAAAGGCGATCAATATCTTGGCCCTGACGTATTTTCTTGATGCCAAATCACCGCGTCCTGAAAAGTAAATGTCTTTTATAGGGTTCCGGTAGGTAATTGAGGATAGTGAAAAATGAGAACTTGTGTATGGCTGACAGATATGGGCAGGGAATTAAACCGCTGTTTTTCTGCGGTTAGCAAGATGTACGTTTGTGTCACAAACGGATCTTGCCCTTCCTTCCGGAGTCAGTCCGGGGAAGGGTATCAAACGCTCCAGAGTCGGTCTGATCATGATGGATTGTTATGGAAGAGAAAGCAGAAAACAGGTGCCGTTGGCTGAACATAAGGCTAAAGCCCGAGGAATACAAAACACTGGAAACACGCTTGGGAAAAACAACTTTTCAAACCATGAGCGAATACCACAGGGCGCTTTTGATGGGCAAGCCGGTAACCGTGCTGACCCGTGACCAGTCCATGGACGAAGTACTTCAGGAGCTGGTCCTGCTCCGGAAAGAATTGAACCCTATTGGCAATAATCTCAACCAGGCCGTGAGGAATATAAATGCCGCGCATGGCTTCCCGGATCCCCGGCTCTGGTCGACATTGCTTGAAGTTATCCATGGAAAACTGGAGCCCGCCATGAGTGAGATCCGGGACCGGATGAAAAATTACGCGGATTTATGGTTGCAAAAATTAAAAGCGGAAAAAGCCTGACCGGCGCGCTCAACTACAATGAGCATAAGGTGAAGGAGGCGAAAGCGGAACTGCTTGTGGCCAGGGGATACCTCAAAAACGCGCAGGACCTTTCCTTTGATGACAAGCTGTACCGCCTGAAAGATCAGGCCGGGAAGAACTTGCGGGTACAAACCAATACGGTGCATATCTCGCTCAATTTTGACCCCCTTGAAAAGCCTGA
The sequence above is a segment of the Mucilaginibacter celer genome. Coding sequences within it:
- a CDS encoding Lrp/AsnC family transcriptional regulator, whose amino-acid sequence is MLKTEHRLDKIDLGILKLLEKDARLTHKEIAHAMSLSITPIHARIRKLQEEGYIRRYTAIVNHKMVGKGLIAYTQVQLKEHSQESLRAFMDATIKLPEVMECYHMTGAFDFLLRIAIRDMDEYNKVLIEKLSKLPDVGNMQSFFVMSEAKHETAYMFEGT
- the fbp gene encoding class 1 fructose-bisphosphatase — protein: MTRVITLGQFIIEKQADFPYAKGELSRLLRDIGIAAKIVNREVNKAGLMDILGKAGSTNIQGEQQQKLDLYADQQFIAALKSGGECCIVASEENEHIIRLDTDVSKNAKYIVAIDPLDGSSNIDVNVPVGTIFSIYRRKSNEGSPGLKDVMQKGTEQVAAGYIIYGSSTMLVYTTGRGVNGFTLDPSIGEFCLSHPNMQIPETGTIYSINEGNYVHFPQSVKDYIKYCQVEDTQTNRPYASRYIGSMVADLHRNLIKGGIFIYPVTSRAPSGKLRLVYECNPMAFLIEQAGGRATNGHQRILELDIHELHQRSPIFIGSKNMVEKAESFNLIQPELQSC
- the pckA gene encoding phosphoenolpyruvate carboxykinase (ATP) translates to MVYSFLKNKVHYQLPADQLVLQILERGEGALSNTGALLIRTGEFTGRSPDDKFIVRDAVTEDTVHWNRFNNAMPTACFLALEKDLLAYLGSKEEVWMRDVFACADEKYRLSIRMINELPASSHFAANMFICPQPEELLGMKPEWQVIHAPGFQADPLRHGTRKGNFTVVSFSHKKILIGGTGYTGEIKKGVFTILNYLLPLGHGVLPMHCSANVGKRGDTALFFGLSGTGKTTLSSDPARELIGDDEHGWDEAGVFNFEGGCYAKIIDLSEQREPEIYSAVRAGALVENAGFLPGTNGIDFKSREITENTRVSYPLNFISNARIPSVTGIPQNIFFLTCDAYGVLPPISKLTPEQAMFYYINGYTAKVAGTEVGVMEPQITFSSCFGAPFLPLHPDFYAGMFRAKIEESGAAVWMINTGWTGGPYGTGQRISLTYTRAMLSAALGGELDDVVFSCHPLFGLWVPQFCPGVPAELLNPRDTWEDALAYDRAAVSLLAQFAENYERNRSPSAQTVGSAL
- a CDS encoding plasmid mobilization protein → MEEKAENRCRWLNIRLKPEEYKTLETRLGKTTFQTMSEYHRALLMGKPVTVLTRDQSMDEVLQELVLLRKELNPIGNNLNQAVRNINAAHGFPDPRLWSTLLEVIHGKLEPAMSEIRDRMKNYADLWLQKLKAEKA
- a CDS encoding sigma-70 family RNA polymerase sigma factor, which encodes MRNLQITPNIAHRDNASVEIYFSEINREGLIDADEEAILGARIKQGDKAALERMVRSNLRFVVSVAKKYQHQGLPLSDLISEGNLGLIKAAQRFDETRGFKFISFAVWWIRQSIGAAIIENARMIRLPMNKIHEITRINRAIAEIEQETLREPTMEQLAQHLQRSKEQIRDALYSAPWTFSYDMPSGGEDVSLLDRLPEDVPPPDHILVAESERTAMDELLSGLSDRERKIIELSYGITGGHEMNPTEISKQLDMSAERIRQLRNTAIDKLRASVKTLTAAADLN
- a CDS encoding helix-turn-helix domain-containing protein yields the protein MNKITFEELPEMVGRLFAKLEKIEALLKGQKANEQDPDEMLTVDQAAVFLDLAVPTLYSKVSRREIPVCKPGKRLYFSKSELTEYKKGGRHQTVNQMLDEYQVIPKVLKRRSKRFSGGYGR
- a CDS encoding ParA family protein, giving the protein MGKIITIAHQKGGVGKSTMAINLALCFRDQLKVALVDSDLQGSIYHVRDDFPGLDILLAEQVSVIPTLDYDLIIVDTPPYLSNKLADLFLISDFVLVPTKAGFFDVMAIRATLALVRFAKAKNTALKAGIVLNMVKPRSGVTRDVTALLESLGTPLLATMIHDRVSITRSAITTGVINGTDLKAKNELTALAGEIVDLIST
- a CDS encoding NAD-dependent epimerase/dehydratase family protein, whose product is MKKDRILIIGACGQIGTELTMALMKQYGPEYIIAADILPEAPGLKNYICLDVLDHPRLENVVREYSVTQIYLLAAMLSAKGEMQADTAWKLNVQSLLSVLKIARSNEVEKVFWPSSIAVFGPGAPRYNCPQHTAAEPLTVYGISKKAGEYWCNYYFEKYGVDVRSIRFPGLISHAIAPGGGTTDYAVEIFHGALKNGRYDCFLEEDNCLPMMYMPDAVRAILELMRVPKEKISIRTSYNLSAMSFAPCDLAAEIKKHLPDFRISYVPDYRNVIARGWPGSIKDDAARLDWQWRPEYDLQTMTADMFEHLSDKRGNGLPKPPMAKQDYPDFPIDNYVFTQSV